A region from the Chroogloeocystis siderophila 5.2 s.c.1 genome encodes:
- the pflA gene encoding pyruvate formate-lyase-activating protein, producing MTTIGKIHSIESCGTTDGPGIRFVIFTQGCPLRCLYCHNPDCRNITDGKQVSVDELIAEIQKYTSYIRFSGGGVTVSGGEPLMQPQFVKEICKRCQEIGLHTALDTSGFVDLDTAKDVLKFVDLVLLDIKSFDPEIYRKVTSVSLEPTLKLARYLSEVHKPTWIRFVLVPNLTDAHHNVTELAHFVSSLSNVEKVEVLPFHKMGEYKWEQLGYEYQLKDTLPPSPELVQKTINIFRSYNLKVN from the coding sequence ATGACTACCATCGGCAAAATCCATTCCATCGAAAGCTGCGGTACAACCGATGGACCTGGTATTCGCTTTGTCATTTTCACCCAAGGTTGTCCGCTGCGTTGTCTTTATTGCCACAATCCTGATTGCCGAAATATTACAGATGGTAAGCAAGTAAGTGTGGATGAACTGATTGCCGAAATTCAAAAATATACTTCCTATATCCGCTTTTCTGGTGGAGGTGTCACTGTTAGTGGCGGCGAACCATTAATGCAGCCGCAATTTGTCAAGGAAATCTGTAAACGCTGTCAAGAAATTGGACTTCATACTGCACTAGATACTTCTGGTTTTGTTGATTTGGATACTGCAAAAGATGTCTTAAAATTTGTAGACTTAGTTTTATTAGATATCAAGTCTTTCGATCCCGAAATTTATCGAAAAGTAACGAGTGTTTCCCTAGAACCTACTTTAAAATTAGCTCGCTATCTTAGTGAAGTTCATAAGCCTACATGGATTCGCTTTGTCTTAGTTCCTAACCTCACTGATGCTCATCATAACGTTACAGAATTAGCTCATTTTGTCTCTAGCTTGAGTAACGTAGAAAAAGTCGAAGTTCTCCCGTTTCATAAAATGGGCGAATATAAATGGGAACAATTAGGCTATGAATACCAACTTAAAGATACGCTACCACCATCACCAGAGTTAGTCCAAAAAACAATCAACATTTTCAGAAGCTACAATCTTAAAGTCAACTGA
- the pflB gene encoding formate C-acetyltransferase, with amino-acid sequence MTQWQGFIPGEWMETINVRNFIQKNYKPYLGDESFLVSATNRTQALWDNVKALMSEERKQGILDADTKVVSSITSHSPGYIDRDLEQIVGLQTDKPLKRAIMPFGGIRTVKASLEAYGYKLDPQTEEIFKKYRKSHNDGVFDAYTKEMRLARHSGIITGLPDAYGRGRIIGDYRRVPLYGVDFLITDKKQQLESLDVDCIDACIIRRREEISEQIRALFELKEMAASYGFDISQPAANAKEAVQWLYFAYLGAVKEQNGAAMSLGRVSTFLDIYFERDLQNGTATETQLQELIDHFVMKLRMVRFLRTPDYNELFSGDPTWVTEAIAGMGEDGRTLVTKTSFRFLHTLYNLEAAPEPNLTVLWSEQLPVNFKRFCAKVSVDTSSIQYENDDLMRPYYGDDYAIACCVSAMRVGKQMQFFGARANLAKALLYAINGGKDEKSGEQIAPQFEPVAANYLDYDEVMAKFNQMMDWLAKLYINTLNVIHYMHDKYCYERLEMALHDRDVYRTMACGVAGLSVVADALSAIKYAKVKVLRNESGLAVDYEIKGDYPKFGNNDDRVDQIATDLVTTFMNKLRACKTYRDAVPTQSILTITSNVVYGKKTGSTPDGRKAGEPFAPGANPMHGRDTKGAIASLASVAKLPYEHAQDGISYTFSIVPQALGTTSEAQVNNLVGMLDGYFHDNGHHVNINVLQRETLLEAMDHPEKYPQLTIRVSGYAVNFIKLTREQQLDVIKRTFHNCL; translated from the coding sequence ATGACGCAATGGCAAGGTTTTATACCAGGTGAATGGATGGAAACAATTAATGTTCGTAATTTCATCCAAAAAAACTACAAACCCTACTTAGGCGATGAATCTTTTTTAGTATCTGCTACAAACCGAACTCAAGCGCTGTGGGATAATGTGAAAGCGCTAATGAGTGAAGAAAGAAAACAGGGAATTTTAGATGCAGATACCAAGGTCGTATCAAGCATCACTTCGCACAGTCCAGGTTACATTGATCGCGATTTAGAACAAATTGTCGGTTTACAAACGGATAAACCTTTAAAACGGGCGATTATGCCGTTTGGTGGAATCAGAACAGTCAAAGCATCGCTAGAAGCTTACGGTTACAAGCTAGATCCGCAAACCGAAGAAATCTTCAAGAAGTATCGCAAAAGCCATAACGATGGGGTATTTGATGCATATACCAAAGAGATGCGCTTAGCAAGACATTCTGGCATTATTACAGGTTTACCCGATGCTTACGGGCGCGGTCGAATTATTGGCGACTATCGTCGAGTCCCACTTTACGGAGTTGATTTCTTAATTACCGACAAAAAGCAACAACTCGAATCTTTAGACGTTGATTGCATCGATGCGTGTATCATCAGACGTCGAGAAGAAATTTCTGAGCAAATTCGTGCTTTGTTTGAACTCAAAGAAATGGCGGCTAGCTACGGATTTGATATCAGTCAACCAGCGGCTAATGCCAAAGAAGCAGTACAGTGGCTATATTTTGCGTATCTCGGTGCAGTCAAAGAACAAAACGGCGCGGCGATGTCTTTAGGACGAGTCTCGACGTTTTTAGACATCTATTTTGAACGTGACTTGCAAAATGGTACAGCAACCGAAACGCAATTGCAAGAACTAATCGACCATTTCGTAATGAAATTGCGGATGGTACGTTTTTTACGAACTCCTGATTACAACGAACTATTCTCCGGCGATCCGACTTGGGTGACAGAAGCGATCGCAGGTATGGGCGAAGATGGCAGAACTTTAGTAACAAAAACAAGTTTCCGCTTTTTGCACACGCTGTACAACTTAGAAGCAGCACCTGAACCTAATTTAACCGTTTTGTGGTCAGAACAGCTACCAGTGAACTTTAAGCGTTTCTGTGCCAAGGTTTCGGTTGATACTAGCTCAATTCAGTACGAAAATGATGATTTGATGCGTCCGTACTACGGCGACGATTATGCGATCGCTTGCTGTGTGAGTGCGATGCGTGTTGGTAAGCAAATGCAGTTTTTTGGGGCGCGGGCGAATCTTGCTAAGGCACTACTTTACGCCATTAACGGCGGTAAAGACGAAAAATCTGGCGAACAAATTGCACCACAATTCGAGCCGGTAGCCGCTAATTACTTAGATTATGACGAAGTGATGGCGAAGTTCAACCAGATGATGGACTGGTTAGCCAAGCTATACATCAACACTTTAAACGTCATTCACTATATGCACGATAAATATTGCTACGAACGCCTAGAAATGGCGCTACACGATCGCGATGTTTATCGCACAATGGCATGTGGAGTCGCAGGGTTATCGGTAGTAGCTGATGCCTTATCCGCAATTAAGTACGCCAAAGTCAAAGTATTACGCAACGAAAGTGGTTTGGCTGTTGACTACGAAATTAAGGGCGATTATCCCAAGTTTGGCAACAACGATGATCGCGTCGATCAAATTGCTACAGATTTAGTGACAACGTTCATGAATAAACTGCGGGCGTGTAAAACTTACCGCGATGCTGTACCCACACAATCAATTTTGACAATTACCTCAAACGTTGTGTATGGCAAGAAAACAGGAAGTACCCCCGATGGGCGTAAAGCAGGAGAACCCTTTGCACCAGGGGCGAACCCCATGCACGGAAGAGATACCAAAGGTGCGATCGCAAGCTTAGCTTCTGTTGCCAAACTTCCCTACGAACACGCACAAGATGGCATTTCTTACACTTTCTCAATTGTGCCACAGGCGTTAGGAACAACTTCCGAAGCTCAAGTTAACAATTTAGTCGGAATGTTGGATGGTTACTTCCACGATAACGGTCATCATGTTAACATCAACGTCCTGCAACGCGAAACCTTGCTAGAAGCAATGGATCATCCGGAAAAGTATCCGCAATTAACAATTAGGGTATCCGGTTATGCAGTTAACTTCATCAAATTAACCCGCGAACAGCAGCTAGATGTTATTAAACGCACATTCCACAATTGCCTTTGA
- a CDS encoding TOBE domain-containing protein — MKISARNTLKATVKKIVPGAVNTEVTLEIAPGVEVVAIITKSSAENLGLTEGKEAYAVVKSSDVMVAVD; from the coding sequence ATGAAAATTAGCGCTCGTAATACCCTAAAAGCAACTGTGAAAAAAATTGTACCAGGCGCTGTTAATACTGAAGTTACGTTAGAAATTGCACCAGGGGTAGAAGTCGTTGCAATTATTACAAAATCCTCTGCTGAAAATTTAGGACTTACAGAAGGTAAAGAAGCTTACGCAGTTGTAAAATCATCAGATGTCATGGTTGCTGTTGATTGA
- a CDS encoding bifunctional acetate--CoA ligase family protein/GNAT family N-acetyltransferase encodes MQKLIPSTIEAGADLRQRNRHPLDAIFAPKTVAIIGATEKPDSVGRTVLWNLISNPFGGTVFPVNPKRSSVLGIKAYPNIATVPEPVDLAVVVTPAVTVPGIIRECAAVGVKGTIIISAGFKETGAAGIELEQQILAVQASSKMRIIGPNCLGIMSPITGLNATFAPHTALPGSVGFISQSGALCTSILDWSRRENVGFSAFISIGSMLDVNWGDLIDYLGDDPHTKSIVIYMESIGDARSFLSAAREVALTKPIIVIKAGRTTAAAQAAASHTGALSSRDEVLDAAFRRCGVLRVNSIDDLFNMAEVLAKQPRPKGKRLTILTNAGGPGVIATDALIAQGGELAELAPDTIAALNQILPPQWSHHNPIDILGDAEPDRYAKALEIAAQDPNSDGLLVILTPQSMTDPTQTAERLKSYIDKNQQAIASKIGMPILASWMGGADIATGEKILNCAHVSTFAFPDTAARVFNYMWQYSYNLRGLYETPTLLAGDSGILHRAGAEEIIYKARQQHRTILTEWESKQLLAAYGIPTVETYIATNIEEAVALAEAIAYPVVLKLFSETMTHKTDVGGVQLNLHDADAVRSAYQAIKSAVCEKVGAEHFIGVTVQPMISLDGYELIIGSSIDPQFGPVLLFGTGGQLVEVFRDRALALPPLNSTLARRMMEQTQIYQALKGVRGRPSVDLASLEQLLVRFSQLIIEQRWIKEIDINPLLAKPGQDNNFIALDARVVLHESTTTDELPKLAIRPYPTQYVSYWQLKDGTNVTIRPIRPEDEPLMIQFHHSLSEESVYLRYAHVTKLSYRTSHERLTRICFIDYDREIALVTEYEDPQTQVRQIIGVGRLSKLHQSNEAEFALVVSDRYQGQGLGTQLLQQLLQIGRDEKLSRMTADILPDNIAMQHLCKKLGLHVFCDSQEAMVKAEIELQTKSEA; translated from the coding sequence ATGCAAAAACTCATCCCATCCACTATCGAGGCTGGTGCGGATCTTAGACAGCGCAATCGCCACCCTCTAGATGCCATCTTTGCACCGAAAACCGTTGCTATCATTGGGGCGACCGAAAAACCCGATAGCGTTGGGCGAACAGTATTATGGAACCTAATTAGCAATCCCTTCGGAGGAACAGTATTCCCCGTCAATCCTAAACGATCCAGTGTTTTGGGAATTAAAGCTTATCCTAATATCGCCACAGTTCCCGAACCTGTCGATCTCGCTGTTGTTGTCACTCCTGCTGTAACCGTACCTGGTATAATTCGTGAATGTGCGGCAGTGGGAGTAAAAGGTACAATTATCATCTCTGCTGGATTTAAAGAAACAGGTGCAGCAGGAATCGAACTCGAACAACAAATCTTAGCAGTGCAAGCATCCAGCAAGATGCGTATTATTGGTCCTAACTGCTTGGGTATCATGAGTCCGATAACCGGATTAAATGCCACCTTTGCCCCACACACAGCGCTTCCTGGTAGTGTGGGATTTATCAGCCAAAGCGGTGCTTTATGTACCTCCATTCTTGATTGGAGTCGTCGTGAAAACGTCGGGTTTAGTGCCTTTATTTCTATTGGTTCAATGCTAGATGTCAATTGGGGTGACTTAATCGATTACCTCGGTGACGATCCCCATACCAAAAGTATTGTAATTTACATGGAATCAATTGGCGATGCGCGTTCTTTTCTCTCAGCAGCACGAGAAGTCGCACTGACTAAGCCAATTATTGTGATTAAAGCAGGTCGAACAACCGCAGCAGCCCAAGCAGCAGCCTCGCATACTGGTGCTTTAAGCAGTCGTGACGAAGTTCTTGATGCAGCTTTCCGGCGTTGTGGCGTATTGCGCGTTAATAGCATCGACGACTTATTCAACATGGCAGAAGTTCTTGCCAAACAACCACGTCCCAAAGGAAAAAGACTCACCATTCTCACAAATGCTGGCGGTCCTGGCGTAATTGCCACTGATGCTTTAATTGCCCAAGGTGGCGAACTTGCAGAATTAGCCCCAGACACGATCGCTGCACTCAATCAGATACTACCACCGCAATGGAGCCATCACAACCCAATTGACATCTTAGGCGATGCAGAACCCGACCGCTATGCCAAAGCTTTAGAAATCGCGGCGCAAGACCCCAACAGTGACGGGTTATTGGTGATCTTAACACCCCAGTCGATGACCGATCCCACGCAAACCGCCGAGCGATTAAAGTCCTATATTGACAAGAACCAGCAAGCGATCGCCTCTAAAATTGGAATGCCAATCCTTGCTAGCTGGATGGGTGGTGCAGATATAGCAACTGGCGAAAAAATTCTCAACTGCGCCCATGTTTCGACTTTTGCTTTTCCTGATACTGCTGCGCGTGTATTTAATTATATGTGGCAGTATAGCTACAACTTGCGCGGATTATACGAAACTCCAACCTTACTCGCGGGCGATTCTGGAATTTTACACCGCGCTGGTGCTGAGGAAATTATTTATAAAGCACGTCAGCAACATCGCACGATCCTCACCGAATGGGAATCAAAACAACTGCTTGCGGCTTATGGTATCCCGACGGTAGAAACTTACATTGCAACCAACATTGAAGAAGCTGTTGCTCTTGCAGAAGCGATCGCTTATCCTGTGGTTCTCAAGTTATTTAGTGAAACGATGACGCACAAAACTGATGTCGGTGGCGTGCAGTTAAATTTACACGATGCTGATGCGGTACGGAGTGCTTATCAAGCGATCAAGTCAGCGGTGTGTGAAAAAGTCGGTGCTGAGCATTTTATAGGCGTTACCGTTCAACCAATGATTTCCCTCGATGGTTACGAACTGATTATTGGTAGTAGCATCGATCCACAGTTTGGTCCAGTCCTACTATTTGGTACAGGTGGACAACTTGTCGAAGTTTTTCGAGATCGGGCGCTAGCACTACCACCACTCAATAGCACCCTAGCACGGCGGATGATGGAACAAACGCAAATTTATCAAGCACTCAAAGGAGTACGCGGGCGTCCAAGTGTTGATTTAGCTAGCTTAGAGCAACTTTTAGTTCGATTTAGTCAACTCATTATCGAGCAACGTTGGATCAAAGAAATTGATATCAATCCGTTATTAGCCAAGCCAGGACAAGATAATAATTTTATCGCCCTCGATGCGCGGGTTGTCCTCCACGAATCAACAACCACAGACGAATTACCAAAACTCGCAATTCGCCCTTATCCAACGCAATACGTTTCATATTGGCAGCTAAAAGACGGAACAAACGTGACGATCCGCCCGATTCGTCCTGAAGATGAACCATTGATGATTCAGTTTCATCATTCACTTTCCGAAGAAAGTGTTTACTTACGCTATGCCCATGTGACAAAGTTGAGTTATCGCACTTCCCACGAACGATTAACGCGGATTTGCTTTATTGACTACGATCGCGAAATTGCTTTAGTAACTGAGTATGAAGATCCCCAAACTCAAGTGCGACAAATTATCGGAGTGGGAAGATTAAGTAAATTACATCAATCGAATGAAGCCGAGTTTGCTTTAGTCGTGAGCGATCGCTACCAAGGTCAAGGATTAGGAACTCAATTACTGCAACAATTATTACAAATCGGTCGAGACGAAAAACTCAGCCGCATGACTGCTGATATTCTCCCCGACAATATAGCAATGCAGCATTTGTGTAAAAAACTCGGTTTGCACGTCTTTTGCGACTCACAAGAAGCAATGGTGAAAGCAGAAATTGAACTTCAAACTAAATCAGAGGCATAA
- the adhE gene encoding bifunctional acetaldehyde-CoA/alcohol dehydrogenase — translation MMVTNMQELEELIQRVKAAQLEYAHFTQEQVDTIFKKAALAANAERIPLAKMAVAETGMGIVEDKVIKNHFASEYIYNKYKHDRTCGVIEEDQTFGIQKIAEPVGILAGIVPTTNPTSTVIFKALLALKTRNAIIFSPHPRAKKCTIEAAQIILDAATAAGAPADIIGWIDEPTVPLSQALMQHPDIKLILATGGPGMVKAAYSSGHPSLGVGAGNTPAVIDETADIKTAVSSILISKTFDNGMICASEQSVIVVDEVYENVKQEFCDRGAYFLTAEDKEKLGSKVIIDGRLNPEIVGKSVKKIAQIADLKIPEAKVLIGEVEDISKSEPLAYEKLSPILAMYRAESFQKAVDKAVQLIDFGGRGHTSVLYTDPANKEHIDYFESMVETARVLINTPSSQGAIGDLYNFKLDPSLTLGCGSWGDNSVSGNVGVHHLLNIKTVSERRENMLWFRIPPKIYFKYGCLPIALRELASKKRAFIITDKPLFDLGITKKITDVLDEIGVGYSMFYEVEPDPTLANVNKGLSLLRNYQPDVIIAVGGGSPMDAAKVMWLMYEQPEIEFEGLAMRFMDIRKRVYELPELGKQAMMVAIPTTSGTGSEVTPFAVVTDDSVGIKYPLADYALTPNMAIVDPELVLTMPKKLTAYGGIDALTHALEAYVSVLATEFTEGLALEAIALLFKYLPRSYKNGANDPEAREKVHYAATIAGMAFANAFLGICHSMAHKLGSTFHVPHGLANALMISHVIRYNATDVPFKQAIFPQYKYPNAKERYAQIADHLRLGGNTLDEKVEKLVAAIEDLKRALDIPATIKEALPEDEQEFYSHLEELADRAFDDQCTGANPRYPLIRDLKELYTLAYRGCRVDAALYHPEVVG, via the coding sequence ATAATGGTTACAAATATGCAAGAATTGGAAGAACTCATTCAAAGAGTAAAAGCAGCACAGTTGGAATACGCACATTTTACTCAAGAACAAGTTGACACTATATTTAAAAAAGCTGCGCTTGCTGCCAATGCAGAACGAATTCCTTTAGCAAAAATGGCAGTAGCTGAAACAGGAATGGGGATTGTTGAAGATAAGGTGATTAAAAATCACTTTGCTTCAGAATACATTTACAACAAATATAAGCACGATCGCACTTGTGGCGTCATTGAAGAAGATCAGACATTTGGCATTCAGAAGATTGCCGAACCTGTTGGGATTTTGGCAGGAATTGTCCCAACAACAAATCCCACATCAACAGTTATTTTTAAAGCTTTACTAGCGCTAAAAACCCGTAATGCAATTATCTTTTCTCCGCATCCTCGCGCCAAGAAATGTACGATTGAAGCCGCACAAATTATTTTAGACGCTGCTACGGCTGCTGGCGCACCTGCGGATATTATTGGTTGGATTGATGAGCCGACTGTGCCACTTTCTCAAGCATTAATGCAGCATCCAGATATTAAGCTGATTCTGGCAACAGGTGGTCCAGGAATGGTCAAAGCTGCGTATTCATCAGGTCATCCTTCGTTAGGTGTGGGTGCGGGTAATACTCCTGCGGTGATTGATGAAACTGCCGATATTAAAACAGCAGTCAGTTCAATTCTCATCAGTAAAACTTTTGATAACGGGATGATTTGTGCTTCTGAGCAATCCGTTATTGTTGTTGATGAAGTTTATGAAAATGTTAAACAAGAATTTTGCGATCGCGGTGCGTATTTCCTCACAGCAGAAGACAAAGAAAAACTAGGCAGTAAAGTTATTATCGATGGTCGCCTTAATCCAGAAATCGTCGGGAAATCTGTTAAAAAAATTGCTCAAATTGCCGATCTGAAAATTCCAGAAGCAAAAGTTTTAATTGGTGAAGTAGAAGATATTAGTAAAAGTGAGCCATTGGCATATGAAAAACTATCACCAATTTTAGCAATGTACCGTGCTGAAAGTTTTCAAAAAGCAGTAGATAAAGCTGTTCAATTAATTGACTTTGGCGGACGCGGACATACTTCAGTTCTCTACACCGATCCAGCCAATAAAGAACATATTGACTACTTTGAGTCAATGGTAGAAACTGCCCGCGTTTTGATTAACACACCTTCTTCACAAGGTGCGATCGGTGACTTATATAATTTTAAACTCGATCCCTCCCTAACTTTAGGATGCGGTTCTTGGGGAGATAATTCGGTATCAGGAAACGTCGGCGTCCACCATTTATTAAATATTAAAACCGTGTCAGAACGACGCGAAAATATGCTATGGTTCCGCATTCCACCGAAGATCTATTTCAAGTATGGTTGCTTACCCATCGCCTTACGCGAATTAGCAAGTAAAAAACGCGCCTTCATCATTACCGATAAACCCTTATTCGACTTAGGAATCACGAAAAAAATTACCGATGTTCTTGATGAAATTGGGGTAGGTTATTCAATGTTTTACGAAGTTGAACCTGACCCCACACTTGCAAATGTTAATAAAGGATTATCATTACTACGAAACTATCAACCAGATGTGATTATCGCCGTTGGTGGTGGTTCGCCAATGGATGCGGCTAAGGTAATGTGGCTGATGTACGAACAACCAGAAATTGAGTTTGAAGGTTTGGCAATGCGGTTTATGGATATCCGCAAGCGCGTTTATGAATTGCCAGAGTTAGGTAAACAAGCGATGATGGTTGCGATTCCCACAACTTCAGGAACGGGATCAGAAGTCACGCCATTTGCAGTTGTTACCGATGACTCAGTAGGAATTAAATATCCATTAGCAGACTATGCACTCACACCAAACATGGCAATTGTTGACCCAGAATTAGTGTTAACAATGCCGAAAAAACTCACAGCTTATGGAGGAATTGACGCTTTAACTCATGCACTTGAAGCTTATGTTTCTGTATTAGCCACAGAGTTTACTGAAGGATTAGCATTAGAAGCGATCGCACTCTTATTTAAATACCTACCGCGTTCATACAAAAACGGCGCAAACGATCCCGAAGCGCGCGAAAAAGTCCACTATGCCGCAACGATCGCCGGAATGGCTTTTGCCAATGCCTTTTTGGGAATTTGTCACTCAATGGCGCATAAACTCGGTTCAACGTTCCACGTACCGCACGGTTTAGCAAATGCATTAATGATTTCGCACGTCATTCGTTACAACGCCACCGACGTACCCTTTAAGCAAGCAATATTTCCCCAATATAAATATCCTAATGCAAAAGAGCGCTACGCACAAATTGCCGATCATTTGCGACTTGGTGGCAATACACTCGATGAAAAAGTAGAAAAATTAGTCGCAGCAATAGAAGACCTAAAACGCGCATTAGACATTCCCGCTACGATTAAAGAAGCATTACCAGAAGATGAGCAAGAATTCTACTCACATCTTGAAGAACTAGCAGATCGCGCCTTCGACGATCAATGTACAGGTGCAAATCCCCGCTATCCTCTCATCCGCGATTTAAAAGAACTCTACACTCTAGCTTACCGAGGATGTCGAGTTGATGCCGCTTTATATCACCCAGAAGTTGTAGGATGA